The Etheostoma cragini isolate CJK2018 chromosome 22, CSU_Ecrag_1.0, whole genome shotgun sequence genome segment NNNNNNNNNNNNNNNNNNNNNNNNNNNNNNNNNNNNNNNNNNNNNNNNNNNNNNNNNNNNNNNNNNNNNNNNNNNNNNNNNNNNNtatatatatatatatatatatatatatatgtgtgtgtttttgtttttttgttcggtaggaaaaaagaaacttcttcagtttttttggtTCAGGTTCTTTCATTTCCCCATATGCCTCTTGAAAATATCCTGACAAAGTTCTGGAGAGAGCAAGGAAGCTTTTCCAGATGAGGGTCACCACTAACTCAAGACACAACATGTCTTGTGACTGCATTATCACATTATGGACTATTGACGTGACTGTCACTGGGGAAATTGTTTTCTCTGCCTCATCTGTGATGAAGTTCTTCCTGATTGCTGAACATGAAAATGGACAAAAGCACTTCCTCCTTGGTTTTCAGAGAGgggaaacaaacacataacaTTTGACGATGATGTTTTTGATATAGTAGataaagtagtttttttgcCTGCTGGAAACGTCTTTGCATACCATCATATGTTCTTCTTGTTATCTGCAGGAAGACTAGGCCTACATGACATACCAACTCTTCCCTCATGGCCCAGTGGAAGGTAAGCTGGATTTGATTTCATTCTTACATAGATAACCATATTGTTAGACACGCTAGCCTAATGTTGGTTGCTTGTTTGAGTCACCACTTCTGTTCACACTGAAATATTTctacaactattggatggattggaAGGACATTCATGTTTCTTAGAGGATGAACCCCACTGACTTTGGCGATTCCTTGCATTGACTTGTCCTTGAGCACCACCATGAGATGGACATGTATGTTTCTGGGTCTTGAGGAGCAGGACAATTGTTTTCAACTATCATCTCAACAACTTTATATCTACTATATGGAATGCCACTAAATGAACAGACATTTATGGTTCCTAGAAAATTAAGTccaatgactttggtgatccagTGGTTTTTCCTTGTTGTGACCACCATGACGTTTTGTGGGAAACTATTGTAAAGATTGATTTAGTACACAGATTTGATAGAAATTCATGTTCCCGTCAGTATGACTTTGcttttcatctagtgccatAATCTGGCAAAATTTAATTAATACCAATTCCTATTTAACTAAAGCTACTGGTTCTGCAACTCAATACTTTCAAGGAGGGCTTTTGAATGtaaaggtttttatttgaaCCAACTACTCAGGCATCTAATTTAACTAAAAAGCACACCTTGAACCAGGACAGCTGTTTGTTTAAGAagaatgaaaacctgcagattttttcatctttatgtAACATGGTTAAAAATCTATAGTGAAGCCATTTTAAAAGAACGGTATCCAGAATTACTTAGCTTTAATTCCATGCTGCTCAGTGTATAAATAAGGATAATATTCATGCACCCTTATTACTGTTTGATATCACCTTTTACGGTGCCAAACATAGCCCACCTACACGCTACAATTTGCAATACCTTTAGTGTTATTGACCAAGGTCCATAGGTGCACTATAATTTAAGGAACCAAGCAGACTTTTACTGCGCTTCACTACAGGGTTCCTAATTTCCTTTGGATTGAAGGTGCTTTCGTTTACGCTGCAAACCCATGAAAGCATTAGAGGGGGTAAAAAGGTAAGCATTCCCTCAATGCAGATGGAGTTATCTGAAATCCTGGCTCTGGTGTTTagtcctctccctccttcttctcccctctctcctcttttcctcctttctctctcacccCTTCTTTCTCAATTGTGTCCCTCGCCTCTGGCAAATAGGagtcatttgtttgtgtgaactTCCCATAACCCGCAGCGCGTGAGACACTTATCATTCAGAATGGGGCTGCTTTGTCCTGAGTTGTaattcctcttctcttctcttctcttctcttctcttctcttctcttctcttctcttctcttctcttcttttctcttctcctccattTTTCTCCTTTCACACCAGTACCTTGTCTGTTCCAACTGACTCTCACCATGGTCCATCAtctttcttcattcttttcactccctctcattctctctgcTCACCCGTTTCCCCCTCTACCCCCTTCAGCCTCACTCTCTCCAATCTCATTCCCTATGCAATCTTGGGGTACACAGGACCTTTCATTTATTAGTGCACTACTCATCTTATCTTCCCCCCTGTcgtctcctctgtctcctctttttttttatatccctTTATTCTAACAAGTCTGCATCTCAGAAGCCATCAGTGGTCCACCTCTTTTCATTTTCCTAATGTACCCCAAACACAAACacgaacacagacacacacacacacacacacacacacacacacacacagacacacacacactgacacagaaacacacgcacaccctTGCCTGGCCCTAACCCCTAGTTAATTGCCTTAACCTGGTTCCCATCATCGTGATGTAGAGCGCACCCCAGTTCCCTGCAATGGTGTAAATCACTGTGCCTGTagagtcacagtacagtatgcgTTTCTTTAAATTCCTATATGTGCATGTATTATCTTTGCAGGCCAAATATGCAAGAGCAAGACCAACAGATCAGGAAATGGGAgaatgaaagaggaagaaaaagtaagacaaaaataaagttggGGTGAGACAGAAATAGACAAACTGAGAGTGGAAGAGAGTGATTTTAAGGAGAGAACACTGTCGTTGAAGGCCGAGGTGAGCCTTAACCCTCTTGCTTGCTTTAATCCCTCATTTATGTGAACTCAGCTTTGGAAATGAAGCTGTCACTGTATTTCCCTTCCCTTCACCCATACTGTGGTATAATCAGAAACCATAAATgcatgcagcacacacacacacacacacacacacacacacacacacacacacacacacacacacacacacacacatacacacacacagttacaggATGGAGACACAGAAAATCACTCAGGAGAGGTTTTAAATTCATTCCAGAGTTGGAGGCAGAGATTCATACAGCCTCACCTTGTCGAGGAATCATCGCATATATTGGAGACAGAGGAGAATTATGGGTAAATGCACTGGTGAGGGATGATAGCCTCCAATCTCCAGCTCTAATCTGGGAACGCTGACACATGCCATTCATTTCAGACTATGCTGTTATCACCCAGCCTACATGTGTGACTTTGCAATCTTTGATGCCTATTTTTTCGTTAAAATCTATTTATCCAGTTTGAAAACCGCATGTACATGaagttaaattacaaaaatgctATAACACACTCACATTAAAATAATCTTTGTTATTTTGCTCATTAAATGTAACAATCTTAACAGGTGTGTTAAACGatacatgcaaaaacaaaatgtcaatatgtttctcagttttgttaaaaagtgttgaaacaTGATGATTCATTTACACTGTGCCATCTTAAATGCTGCAACCAAGTAAGAAAGTATTGCTCATGGCATTAAAATatgattaatttttttaaagacatttttttctttcttctattttttaatattttgacataGACAGAGGAAGGGCAAACAGCCATCAAAGGGCAATTGGTCTGTTGTGAAACCACAGACTCatactgccatctagtggtaatgaaagaaaaaggatgGATGGAGTGATGgctggatggacggatggatcaGTTCTTTGATGGACAGATGACCAGGGATGTGGAAATAACTTTCTTCATTATAGGACTTTTTTTGTATGACAAATGTATGACAaaagtacacatacacatgatcACCATCTAGCCTGGGTAGAAAATGGGATTATACAAACTTAAATGCAACTAcataataaaagacaaaaacatttcatattcctgtccttccttttctctttctactTCTCGTCACCCTCCTCAGGTGGATCAAGTGTCATACTGGTGTGTAATAGCGTGCTGTCATTGTGGGCAGCAGCGAGGTGtggggaggagagaggtgctTCTCAGATGAGATATGTGACTGGCATGCTAACACACAGTTTTAtctgaggaaaaggaaagagaaaagagaaggccCCCACATCTCCACACTATGGGCCTTTGATTAAAGCTCCCtgggtacacacacatgcacacacttccaaaaacacacatgtacacacatgcacccgCACAGATCATAAATAAATTGCAGGTAGgagcatacaaacacacactgtacagtatgtatgcatacacacatcctCCCATTGTGGGTGGTGTTGTTTTGACCTAAGCCAGGTAGCGTGTCCATTATCAAGTTGATAGGAGGATTTGGCCATGTTGATTCTAGACAACATCGTCTCCTCTACCATAAATAACCTGAGTGTTTTCTCTGAGTCACACAACAATATACAGAGAATAAAGCTCTCAGTCTTATCCCCTGGTCTTATCCACTgcacataaacactcacacatacacatgggAAAAGGATTGTTCTTGGGTGGACGCAACCAAAATAATAGATGGCCCCAGTACAGCTCAGTTTCAGCTTAAATTGTCGTTTTACAACCTAGTTTGGCTTTAGgggcagtggtgtagtctacgtgatacaCAGGTATACGCAATGTGTCCACTAAGAAATCTCCAGGATTTACGTAcacccacttaaaaatgtgcaatgatACGCAACAACATAGTTTTGTGACAGAACTTTCAATTCAGATGTGTGTATTCACAAATAAGGGGTTGAGTAATGTGACAGCAAACTAAACTAACACTGCAGAACATGCAGAGAGCGTTTCATCGACCCGCTGTGCGCAGTGCATAGTATGTGCGCAAAATGCTCCTCCTACACTACCGCCAGTATCCTCCCTTCACCGCACATTTGAAACACAAGTagcctattttattttgtccttgTTGCTATGGGGTCAGGTCATGTGATCCAGGCTTAGGTTCCTGATGTAAAAGCCCCCTTACTATTTTAAATTCCATTATccttttgatatattttgaatgtcattTGGGTTTTCCTTCTCATAGGATAAATAAAGGCATTCCcaccataaattggtgcataaaggTTTATCAGAACGCAGCCACTGAAGTCTTTGACACTCAAAATAACCCTGGAgggaggacacccagacccccactttttatctttttatatagtgtgtgtgtgtgtgtgtgtgtgtgtgtgtgtgtgtgtgtgtgtgtgtaccacaataaattagactacaccactgttTAGGGGTGTCTCAAAGTGTGTTCTCTCAGATGGACGGTTGGGAAAACTAGTTTGATTTTAGATGAGCAGCATCACCCAACAGTGTGGTCTCAATAGCTTGCCAATAAGGCTTTAGATACACACTGTATACCCATAACCAATGGAACTGTCAGGCAGCATGATGACTTCCATGACGGAAGTAATGGACAAACCACACTCATTCTTGCATGTGGAGAAACCATATTGAAATACATCCTGTCAATTTatcatctgtctgtctatattgttttcctttcaggatcaaatgtgaaaaaaaatgtcaatttccatttatttttgagCCACGACTATTGAAATGGTTTGCTGTGGCAACAGATTCATGTTTGATTTGAtaggaatttttctttttccatctcaCATCTTTACTTTTCCTTATATAGAAAACAACtaaagaatgaaagaatgaatgcaTACTCATTTCACATGGTGTACCGATGCATACACCgtgtacaacaaaaaataggCCATTTACATTTGTTGCCCTGTTATATTTCCTCTCTTGACAGCAAGAGGGTGCTACTGTGCCATACCATAATGGAACTTTTGTAAGTCTCTTGCTGGATCTACAGAATGTAAtccacattcaaacacattattgcaaataaaacactcaaaattaaattttaatcaATACACTACTTAAATTGAGGAATGTACACAgtatcaacaaaaaacaaaattaaaataaacaggtGATTGTAGAAAGTGAATATactgtaacaaaacaaatatttcctATCATCCAATTGACTATACACAgaaagttttttaaatattaaaatgtatccacatttattttatgcatttaacatatatatatatatatatatatatatatatatatatatatatatatatatatatatatatatatatatatatacacatttaactAGTCATACAttacatgtattattttaattattattatgttgatcTTGGTCACAAACTATTGTACGTCCTCTATGTACTCCATAATGTCTTTTAGAAAATCTAAATCCTGAAACCTGTTAACTCTTTGAAGTTCTTTAGAACACAACTACTGTTCTTAGACCAGTTTACATGTGCAATGGGCCCCACCGATGCATACTGTGTGAACAAAACAGAGCATTGATTTGTCTTTGATGGCCAGCTGTAATTTGTAACAGTAacccatgacttttttccataGCTGTTACCTTTGCAATTCATGATTAGatagtattttttacatttaccaCTATCAGGACTTACACTTAATATGCAAAAGTGACAGACTGCACATAAGGACTGGGCATTTTCCGTACATCTGTGTTGAATGTGTGGGTTGAATTAACAGTGTATTAGTTTTAGTTGACCACAAAAATGCAAAGCCTATTTTGTTAATCCCTAGTTTGGTGTTTCATTAGTTCACTGCATTAGAGAGTGACATATTGAAGTTTGAAAGTGCTGCACGCAGCAGCTTTAATTATGTCTTGGTTATTGCAACACCACCAGGAGTCACAGGGACAAGAAGCAGGGTAAAGTCCAACCACAGACACTGAGCACAGATTACTTTCATAATCTTTATACCATGACTGGGATGATGAATAGGGGACAAGAAAACTGTGCCCATGTCATCTTCTTTGACAGAGTGCAGGGAGAAGTCAGAGATCTGTCTGTGTGGAAGGCGAGGGGCTGGCTGGAGGAAAGTGTTTGTACTTCTCTGGGGCAGGTACCTGAGGGGGCGATGGGATGGGTGTGTCTGGAGAGGCTGCAGGGACAGAgagatattatatatttttgcaaataaaaaatgttttgttgtgtaagAAAAgtaatattgtatatataaaGAGTGAATGCGTTGACTGTGgctcatgaaaaatgtaacatctTCAGCTGCTGCTTTATATGTGCACTTCCCATCAATCTTGTGGCTCTGAGGTGGTGTAATATTGCCgaatgcattttctttaaatgaaagcAGACAATAAGGCCAATACTCatgagtttttctttcacattcaGGAAGgactatttatttgtttcagcTAAGTTAATGGAACACATCTGGCGCCAAATTTTGTGACATTTGATGCAAAGAGATAAATTGTACATCAAATCTTGCTTTGATATTTCTTGTGCGTCAGTCAGAGGGTTTGGGCTTGTCTCCGGGAATTTGATTTGTGTGACTGCATGCTTGTTTCACAGctgttgatatacagtatgtggccATTACCTATATGTGGAGTGTGAGCAGCAGGCATGGTGCTGATGACCAGTGTGTGTCCAGTCAAAGGGTCCTGGGCCAGCTGGGTGTGTGCTGGGTGGTGCACGTGTGTGGGCTCTGACGTAAGGCCTGAACACAACCAAgaacatcatgttttttgttatacATACTGTGTCTGGCAGATGTTTTATAGCTCATTCAGACGATTCATGCTTTTAATAGTTCAAGGTTGCACTTTAGATACCTGCTAGTTACTGCAAAGGGCTATGTAAAGACAtgctgactgactgattgattTAGAGAATATGTTAATTAATTCAGGTGACGTTCAAGGGTTCATGCACTCAATAAAAGATGTCTTCTCACACATGTTGGCATGTCACCTTTAAGCCTTAATCAGAGCAAAATCTACAATGGGTAGTTCACTTTGCATCGGTTTTTGAAACAGtgctagaaaaaaaactattttggagCTTTCAATTAACTGATTGTGTCGAGTTTTACGAATTTATGCAGAGTTTATTTAAGACGGTGCTTTCAAAAGGGTTTTgacgtgtgtgcatgttttataTTCATAATTGAGTCAAGCCTACATAACTTCATTCAAAAAAGCAGAGAAATATATTTAAGCAGATCTGTAGCATGTTTAAAGAACccatatttgtatatattttataagatGTAGAAGGAAACAATTTAGTTaaattttcttatttgtttggatatcttgttttgtggtttcgaactgtatatatgtatgtcgGCATCACTATGTTTTCTCAGCCTCACATTcacatttctaaaaataataaatagcagCTTTTGTTAGTTTCACATTCCTACAGGatgctgaaaaataaaacacacattgctCTTTCTTTACACCATCTTGTCATATTCTGGAGTTGTTTTTAGAATGTATGGAGAAAAATGGAAGACAGTTTTGGAGATGACTCTATTTCCTCGCCTCATCTCATGCTTGAGTTGTCTGTCATGGCCCTGCTTAGAATATGTTCGATGCATTCTACCTTTAACTACAGACTTCCTTATTCATACACATTTAGATGTGATTGCAGATGTCACCAAGAGGCGTCTCATGTGGCAAGTTCTATTTCGGCTTTGCCTATGTGGATTATACAAAGTTATAGCATCTCTCTGCAAAATTCGTAACTTTTTACCAATTGTATATATCCAGGAAAACTTTGCTGAGTATgtatactttttgttttttacattggtTCATGCTTGTCTGGTTCTACACATTCATCACTGAATAGCTCCACTGTAGCGTGCGGTGGTCTTGCTGAAGGTCAAACCTATTTCTCTTTCTGCAGGTTTACAAGCATATACACGGCCTAGTCTTACCTCCCAGCAGCATCTCATGCAGCAGGTTGTCTATCTTGGCCAGGCCGCAGAGCTTAATGAACTGGAGCTGTTCGATCATCTGCCAGGTGATGCTCTGCAGGGTGGGCAGCAGGAGCAACAGCTCTCCAAAACGACCCCTGGAGTCATACTGACGGTCATTAATGTAGTCTTCCAGACTCATTTggacctgcaaacacacacacacacacacacacacacacacacacacacacacacacacacacacacacacacacagaaggccAAGTCTCCATCAGTGAAGCAAACTGACTTGGTCCTTGTAAGCTGATGTAAAAATGCTAACCAATCTTTAAAGTATAATCTACAGTGATAATAAGGCAGCTCCCCATTAACCTGTTAATTGGAAATCATAACTGCAGCTCTGAATAGGCCACAAGAGTCAAATGATCAACCTACCTGCAGACGAATGGCCTTGATCTTTGATGGGTCCCGCAAAGACTTTGCATCTGAAGATTGGGAGAGAAAGCACGTACAggggcttgagaaagtttacacacccaggctaaagttgtttaaaaagaggaataaaaaacatctttcagaAATTGATCTCAATGCCTTTAttcaaatccaaccttttaaggataCCAATTTCCTTTGTCAATGATTAAGgcattttataaataattgtTCTTCCTTGGAATACAGGTGGCATAAAtgtacacacccctatgttaaatttccaCAGAGCCAgccacacttttatttttaaagtccagttatttcatggatccaggatactatgtaTCCTAATAAAGTTCCCTAGgcctttggaataaaaatagcatcatcacatacccttcaccatacatagagataggcatggggaacttttcATAACATAATTTCTCAATGCAAATCGAACCAGCtgttaggctaactgaaataacaccatgccaatctctatagGGAAATGTAACCAGATGGATGAGACTGGTTGGGAAAAGATATTGGACAAGGATCATTACAAATACACAGGTTgctattttaaatcttttactaatcatgatttttttcttcgcctttttatttcttgttccacatttttctgtcttttctgatctttttttccttgtaaTATAGATTTACTGGGAAACAAGACATTTATgtcatatattatatttttgatgtacagtatatccttAATGCCTAACCCTAACTCTGTGCCAATGTCATTACCAATGGCAATTCctcaaatttcattttaatcttGCCCAAGTACTTCTGTAACCTAAAGCAGTTTTCCATTTAATTTACTAGAACAAGgcaaaaatgaacacacaaaacacattaactATGGTTCCGAAATGAAGAAGCAAGGGTATGCtgaaaaacaaggaaacaacTCATACCCCGGAAGAGTTAACAGCGTTAGATTTGTCAATGACTTAGCCTCACAAAGGCACTTATAGCTTCAATTACTAAACACTACTTTTTTATTACCTGGGTCAAAGAAGACAATAGCCTTGAGCGCTGCATACTCATTTTCGTCTATTTGAATATCCTGAAAGGGCTGGACCAGCTCATCCAGCACTCGGTTGGCTACCTTATAAATCTCTTGTTCAGGACTGTTTCTGTGGATCACACAGCCAATACCTGCAGACACAGGTATTATCAGTTAGTGTCGGTGTTAAGGGAAGTTGAGAAGGAGAGGGTATGGTATGTGGATGTGTAAACATAGGTAGACTGCTTGTGTGGAATTGTTAGGGAAATAAGTTTAGCcttgagagaaagaaaagttgtcAAGcctatttaacccttgtgttgtcttcctgtcgacagTGCAAATTTTGGTTTTTCTAaaattacatatatttattgttcaaaaatgtgtttattttttccagcttttcttgcttttccacgtgatgtttttgtcacttttttctgctccttttaacgtttttgttgggtttttttCCCCATGGTTTTGAAGCTTTTGcggacatttttgtcactttttttcacagcaCTCTTTCATAcaattttttatgcaaatttaaagaaagtgagctgtacatttattttttgaagagCGTTGTCTGAAACAATCAGCGTTATTTtcaaatgggtcaaatttgacaaaaagacaatacaagggttaagagatTCAGTCAAGTTAAATGGTAAAGGTCCTAAGAAATAGTAGCAATGCACAAAGTGTTTAAGTGCATGCAGTCGACAGACTTGTATGATATTGGTACATATCTAGGTAATGAGTAATTCCATTTGCAAGATAAACTTTTGAAGTCACTAAGAAATAGAAACCTTTTGTCAATCATTGTCAGGCAACGCAATGTTTAATCGGTGGCACTTTACAATCAAGTACACAAAAATGTTAGCAGTGACTAAAGCTGGAATGAGGAACAAATCTGATAATTGATGAATTGTTAATGAGTGAATAACTCTGCTTCAtaccatatatactgtatatatagtagATAATATTGGGTTACCAGAgaactagtctatatccttgacgttccactttcGTGATTGCTCTGGTGCCGTAGAAAATTCCGcaggatgcatgtctttttgccgATGTCTGTTTCCGTTGTGATAAAATTTTAagctctggtggatttatgaagactacggttaactgctcttcagatctctgcatggtcacttgagaccgctagctagactatctgtccaatcagagttttctctcacacaaccattttgatttaaagaaacgccaataaaccagagcacgtttttctcccatcccagaatgctatgtggagtagccggATCCTACTCCACTCTGCAGCGTGTAGATGTTCTGACAAATGCCAGACAACTAGAGAACAGGCTGGGAAATACTACATTGATGAATTAATGGGTAGTGATTTGTTCAATCATGTTTCTTTATGAGAGATTCCTTAATAAATCAGCCACTGAGTAGCACAAACTAGCAACGACTCATTCATTACGATCACTTACCCTTTTTGTTCCCCCTTAAGTAAAGTGTTAGATTATACTGAGTAGTTGCTAGGTAGTCCCTCATTACTTGATGATTATCTGACCGTTTTGAATCAAGCAGTGGTTGTTCATCATGCTCTTCTACAAAGTCCTCCTCAGACTTATTCCAGAACGGCTCATTAACGGCTCATTTATTATTAAGTCATTCCTAATTTGTTCCTTAGTTACTACATTTTTGCATATcttattataaagtgttttaatcatttgatCAGTCTTCACACTTTTAATGCTGAACCAGCTGATTGCACCACGTAAATTCTTCTGAGTTCATACCTAAAAGCAGGAAGTCCTTGAAGGGCATTGATCTTTTGGCGACCCCAAGCAAAAGGTGTTCCCCTGCATGAGCCCTGAGCAAACTCACCTGgaagtagacacacacacacacacacacacacacacacacacacacacacagttaaacaaagaacacaaacaatgcaTCAATGCCTCCCCTTTTGCTCTTACATACATCACAGAGGGGCCATACTTGCAGTGCAGTATATTATGTAGTATTTGTATTGAAGTAAGATCTATTACATTCTACTTAATTATTGCTTTTAATATTCTTTCATCTCGAGGTGCATTTGGTTGATTAAAGAGAATCTTTCTTTCATCCCAGCTGAAAGTGCTTCAACAGAATAAGCCATTTGTTTGAGCAGCGAGCACACTGACACACGCTAAACTGATATGAAAAGACAATACTGCAGTATGTTGATAAACTATAGTACTGACGTCTGAGAGGTATAAATTTAAACTTAGGACATGGCATTAAAGTGTGCACAAAAATGACTGTGAGCAATTGTCTATTCAAAGTTGACCCATTGTGCTTCCAAGCACTAGTACCTGGTCATCCAGTGGCAGTTCTCCAAATGCAGGAATGTACTTGGCCCAttccaccaacaacaacaactgttgtCTCATAGAATCACATACATCTCCGACAGTGGCTGACTTCTGCTCCGATATGTCTGCTATTCCAACAGAAGCAGTAATCTGGAGGGAGACCAAAAACAATGGTTTCCTGGGTCACA includes the following:
- the hnf4g gene encoding hepatocyte nuclear factor 4-gamma isoform X3; translation: MPTESSLPVGPDGVASNCAICGDKATGKHYGASSCDGCKGFFRRSIRKSHVYTCRFSRQCIVDKDKRNQCRFCRLNKCFRAGMKKEAVQNERDRISSRRSIPDTQDLPPITILAQAESLSQQITASVGIADISEQKSATVGDVCDSMRQQLLLLVEWAKYIPAFGELPLDDQVSLLRAHAGEHLLLGVAKRSMPFKDFLLLGIGCVIHRNSPEQEIYKVANRVLDELVQPFQDIQIDENEYAALKAIVFFDPDAKSLRDPSKIKAIRLQVQMSLEDYINDRQYDSRGRFGELLLLLPTLQSITWQMIEQLQFIKLCGLAKIDNLLHEMLLGGLTSEPTHVHHPAHTQLAQDPLTGHTLVISTMPAAHTPHIASPDTPIPSPPQVPAPEKYKHFPPASPSPSTQTDL
- the hnf4g gene encoding hepatocyte nuclear factor 4-gamma isoform X1, whose amino-acid sequence is MKYPTASQSRSLLDMEVANYCEGLDPSYSTLGFENAEVLCGGGDSMPTESSLPVGPDGVASNCAICGDKATGKHYGASSCDGCKGFFRRSIRKSHVYTCRFSRQCIVDKDKRNQCRFCRLNKCFRAGMKKEAVQNERDRISSRRSIPDTQDLPPITILAQAESLSQQITASVGIADISEQKSATVGDVCDSMRQQLLLLVEWAKYIPAFGELPLDDQVSLLRAHAGEHLLLGVAKRSMPFKDFLLLGIGCVIHRNSPEQEIYKVANRVLDELVQPFQDIQIDENEYAALKAIVFFDPDAKSLRDPSKIKAIRLQVQMSLEDYINDRQYDSRGRFGELLLLLPTLQSITWQMIEQLQFIKLCGLAKIDNLLHEMLLGGLTSEPTHVHHPAHTQLAQDPLTGHTLVISTMPAAHTPHIASPDTPIPSPPQVPAPEKYKHFPPASPSPSTQTDL
- the hnf4g gene encoding hepatocyte nuclear factor 4-gamma isoform X2 — encoded protein: MHIPDRNRNTYSMPTESSLPVGPDGVASNCAICGDKATGKHYGASSCDGCKGFFRRSIRKSHVYTCRFSRQCIVDKDKRNQCRFCRLNKCFRAGMKKEAVQNERDRISSRRSIPDTQDLPPITILAQAESLSQQITASVGIADISEQKSATVGDVCDSMRQQLLLLVEWAKYIPAFGELPLDDQVSLLRAHAGEHLLLGVAKRSMPFKDFLLLGIGCVIHRNSPEQEIYKVANRVLDELVQPFQDIQIDENEYAALKAIVFFDPDAKSLRDPSKIKAIRLQVQMSLEDYINDRQYDSRGRFGELLLLLPTLQSITWQMIEQLQFIKLCGLAKIDNLLHEMLLGGLTSEPTHVHHPAHTQLAQDPLTGHTLVISTMPAAHTPHIASPDTPIPSPPQVPAPEKYKHFPPASPSPSTQTDL